Proteins from a single region of Acidovorax sp. NCPPB 3576:
- a CDS encoding TOBE domain-containing protein → MTKRLSLSDALGQGMADRRIDILRQIGVGGSISQAARAVGVSYKAAWQAVDALTNLAGVPLVARAVGGTGGGGAQLTPAGLELLNAADALEEARREVLARLAPGPAGAPALARLALRTSLRNQWPCTVQSLEPLGPLVRVHLQGESAPDLALCARITRESAELLALRAGLPVLALCKAAAVRVHAGWPQALASNAWPARASRVSRGPAGDEVSATLNAGVHMVGFAPPSSGLRARGRVSMAVDESAVVLAVTG, encoded by the coding sequence ATGACAAAGCGGCTTTCCCTCTCCGATGCGCTGGGCCAGGGCATGGCGGACCGGCGCATCGACATCCTGCGCCAGATCGGCGTGGGCGGCTCGATCTCGCAGGCCGCGCGGGCCGTGGGCGTGAGCTACAAGGCGGCCTGGCAGGCGGTGGATGCGCTCACCAACCTGGCGGGCGTGCCCCTGGTGGCGCGCGCCGTGGGCGGCACGGGCGGTGGCGGCGCGCAACTGACCCCGGCGGGGCTCGAACTGCTGAATGCGGCCGATGCGCTGGAGGAGGCGCGCCGCGAGGTGCTCGCGCGGCTGGCTCCCGGCCCGGCCGGTGCGCCGGCACTGGCCCGGCTGGCGCTGCGCACCAGCCTGCGCAACCAGTGGCCCTGTACCGTGCAGTCGCTGGAGCCCCTGGGGCCCTTGGTGCGCGTGCACCTGCAGGGCGAGTCAGCGCCCGACCTCGCGCTGTGCGCGCGCATCACGCGCGAGAGTGCCGAGCTGCTGGCGCTGCGAGCCGGCCTGCCGGTGCTTGCGCTGTGCAAGGCCGCGGCCGTGCGGGTGCACGCCGGATGGCCGCAAGCGCTTGCAAGCAACGCCTGGCCGGCCCGCGCATCGCGCGTGTCGCGCGGGCCGGCGGGCGACGAGGTCTCGGCCACGCTGAACGCCGGGGTGCACATGGTGGGCTTTGCCCCGCCATCGAGCGGCCTTCGGGCGCGGGGCCGCGTATCGATGGCGGTGGACGAGTCGGCCGTGGTGCTGGCCGTCACGGGGTGA
- a CDS encoding LysE family translocator yields the protein MDALLFAPVAVAIALTPGPNNFCGLNNGIRAGVGTAMVATIGRAAAFAIFLAVSAVGLGAMLLASEAAFTVVKWVGACYLFWLGWKAWRSREFGGLELVEGSEATPSAAPVPIRSLILQEFLLGITNPKAIILFAAVFPQFIDPAQPAAHQFLVLGSVYLLAEFVSTAVYATGGRQIRRVIRSQRGVVRLNKATGGFFMGAGGLLLAANR from the coding sequence ATGGACGCCCTTCTTTTCGCACCCGTGGCCGTGGCGATCGCGCTCACGCCCGGCCCCAACAATTTTTGCGGCCTGAACAACGGCATCCGGGCCGGCGTGGGCACGGCGATGGTGGCCACCATCGGGCGTGCGGCGGCGTTCGCCATCTTTCTGGCCGTGTCCGCCGTGGGCCTGGGCGCCATGCTGCTGGCCTCGGAGGCCGCCTTCACGGTCGTGAAATGGGTGGGGGCGTGCTACCTGTTCTGGCTGGGCTGGAAGGCGTGGCGCAGCCGGGAGTTCGGCGGGCTGGAGCTGGTGGAGGGCAGCGAGGCTACGCCCTCGGCCGCGCCGGTGCCGATCCGCTCGCTGATCCTGCAGGAGTTCCTGCTGGGCATCACCAACCCGAAGGCGATCATCCTGTTCGCGGCGGTGTTTCCCCAGTTCATCGACCCGGCCCAGCCCGCGGCGCACCAGTTCCTGGTGCTGGGGTCGGTGTATCTGCTGGCCGAGTTCGTCTCCACCGCGGTGTACGCCACGGGTGGGCGGCAGATCCGCCGGGTGATCCGCTCGCAGCGCGGCGTGGTGCGGCTGAACAAGGCCACGGGCGGATTTTTCATGGGCGCCGGCGGGCTGCTG
- the modB gene encoding molybdate ABC transporter permease subunit, translating into MPFTAQDLAAIGLTLRLAALTTLTLLVLCTPLAWWLAHTPSRWRGPVSAVVALPLVLPPTVIGFYLLLTLGPNGPVGRAMQSMGLATLPFTFAGLLVGSVVYSLPFAVQPLQRAFEAVGERPMEAAATLGAGPWDRFFTVAVPLARSGFLTAGVLSFAHTVGEFGVVLMLGGNIPGVTRVVSVQIYDHVEAMEYLQAHWLAGSMVVFSFVVLLVLHWLQPPRPGRGTA; encoded by the coding sequence ATGCCTTTCACCGCGCAGGACCTGGCCGCCATCGGCCTCACGCTGCGGCTGGCCGCGCTCACCACGCTCACGCTCTTGGTGCTGTGCACGCCGCTGGCCTGGTGGCTGGCGCACACGCCGTCGCGCTGGCGCGGACCGGTCTCGGCGGTGGTGGCGCTGCCGCTGGTGCTGCCGCCCACGGTGATCGGTTTCTACCTGCTGCTCACCCTGGGGCCCAACGGCCCGGTGGGCCGCGCGATGCAGTCGATGGGGCTGGCCACCCTGCCCTTCACCTTTGCCGGCCTGCTGGTGGGATCGGTCGTGTATTCGCTGCCGTTCGCGGTGCAGCCGCTGCAGCGGGCGTTCGAGGCGGTGGGCGAGCGGCCGATGGAGGCCGCCGCCACGCTGGGCGCCGGCCCGTGGGACCGCTTTTTCACCGTGGCCGTGCCGCTGGCGCGGTCGGGCTTTCTCACGGCGGGGGTGTTGAGCTTTGCGCACACGGTGGGAGAGTTCGGCGTGGTGCTCATGCTGGGCGGCAACATTCCCGGCGTGACGCGCGTGGTGTCGGTGCAGATCTACGACCACGTGGAGGCCATGGAATACCTGCAGGCCCACTGGCTGGCGGGAAGCATGGTGGTGTTCTCGTTCGTGGTGCTGCTGGTGCTGC
- the modA gene encoding molybdate ABC transporter substrate-binding protein, translated as MRSATPIFRLLAAAGMALAGLATAHAGEVPVAVAANFTAPMQKIAAAFEQATGHKAVLSFGATGKFYAQIKNGAPFQVLLSADDATPARLEQEGQGVQGSRFTYAVGRLVLWSPRAGYVDDQGQVLKTGDFTYLAVANPKLAPYGLAAVQALDKLGLGERLQPRFVTGENIAQTYQFVATGNAQLGFVALSQVMEGGKIAKGSAWQVPETLHDPIRQDAVLLAAGKDQPAAIALMKFLRSDAAREVIRAYGYGL; from the coding sequence ATGCGATCTGCCACCCCGATCTTCCGACTGCTGGCCGCGGCCGGCATGGCCCTGGCAGGCTTGGCCACCGCCCACGCGGGAGAGGTGCCCGTGGCCGTGGCGGCCAATTTCACGGCGCCGATGCAGAAGATCGCCGCGGCGTTCGAGCAGGCCACCGGCCACAAGGCGGTGCTGTCGTTCGGGGCCACCGGCAAGTTCTATGCGCAGATCAAGAACGGCGCGCCGTTCCAGGTGCTGCTGTCCGCCGACGACGCCACCCCCGCGCGGCTGGAGCAGGAAGGCCAGGGCGTGCAGGGGTCGCGCTTCACCTATGCCGTGGGGCGGCTGGTGCTGTGGAGCCCGCGCGCGGGCTACGTGGATGACCAGGGCCAGGTGCTCAAGACGGGCGATTTCACCTACCTGGCCGTCGCCAACCCCAAGCTCGCGCCCTATGGCCTGGCGGCCGTGCAGGCGCTGGACAAGCTGGGCCTGGGCGAGCGCCTGCAGCCGCGCTTCGTGACGGGCGAGAACATCGCGCAGACCTACCAGTTCGTGGCCACGGGCAATGCGCAACTGGGCTTCGTGGCGCTGTCGCAGGTCATGGAGGGCGGCAAGATCGCCAAGGGCTCGGCATGGCAGGTGCCGGAGACGCTGCACGACCCGATCCGCCAGGATGCCGTCCTGCTGGCCGCCGGCAAGGACCAGCCCGCCGCCATCGCCCTGATGAAATTTCTGCGCAGCGACGCGGCGCGCGAGGTGATCCGGGCCTACGGCTACGGGCTCTGA
- a CDS encoding ABC transporter ATP-binding protein, which yields MSSPTTPCATLQCSDLRFAHAQGAAVFDGFTACAASGAALVRGEEGTGKTTLLRLLAGELQPQGGQVLLNGRPCGDLAANDAGAVFWADPRASALDGISPAAWFAALARRHAAWDASALQAHVAGFGLESHLPKAMEQLSTGTRRKALLAAAFACGAPLVLVDEPVAGLDRPSVQYLQQVLAQRAVRGGPGIVLVAHYDALAGVPWNAVIDLP from the coding sequence ATGTCCTCTCCGACGACGCCCTGTGCCACCTTGCAATGCAGCGATCTGCGCTTTGCCCATGCGCAAGGTGCCGCGGTGTTCGACGGCTTCACGGCCTGCGCCGCGTCGGGCGCGGCGCTGGTGCGGGGCGAAGAAGGCACGGGCAAGACGACGCTGCTGCGCCTGCTGGCGGGCGAGCTGCAGCCCCAGGGTGGGCAGGTGCTGCTGAACGGTCGGCCGTGCGGGGATCTGGCGGCCAACGATGCCGGCGCGGTGTTCTGGGCCGACCCACGGGCGAGTGCACTCGACGGCATCAGCCCGGCGGCGTGGTTCGCGGCGCTGGCCCGCCGCCATGCGGCGTGGGATGCGTCGGCTCTGCAGGCGCACGTGGCGGGGTTCGGGTTGGAGAGCCATTTGCCCAAGGCCATGGAGCAGCTGTCCACCGGCACGCGGCGCAAGGCGCTGCTGGCGGCCGCTTTCGCTTGCGGGGCGCCGCTGGTGCTGGTGGACGAGCCGGTGGCCGGCCTGGACCGCCCTTCGGTGCAGTACCTGCAGCAGGTGCTGGCGCAGCGGGCGGTGCGGGGCGGGCCGGGCATCGTGCTGGTGGCGCACTACGATGCGCTCGCGGGCGTGCCGTGGAATGCGGTCATCGATCTGCCCTGA